ATGATGCAGACATAGAATGCACTAAGTAATAGGCACCATCGATATCCTTAGGAATATTTCGTAACGACTCTCTGTCCAAAAGATCATTCTGGATAATCTCAATTTTTTGCTTTAAAGAATCAGGGACATCGAATCGATCTTTATCTCTAACACTGCAAACTACACAGTGTCCCTGCTGAACTAAAACCGGTAATAATCTTCGTCCAATATAACCTGTTGCTCCTGTTAAAAGTATTTTCATAATAAATAATTGTAAATAAGACAGACATTTCCAAGAATCAATTACTAAATATTTTTAATTTGCTTTTACTATAGGTGTTGTATTATTTTCAGAACATAAAACAACTAGCAAATTGCCTATCATCTTTGCTTTTTGTTTTGGAGATATCTCCATGTTCTCTTCAATTTCTTTTAAAGCCATTTCTGCTATTCCAACAGAACCTTCAACAATTTTCTTTCTGGCGCCGATAATTGCCAGTGCTTGCTGTCTTTGTAACATTATTGCAGCAATTTCGGGAGCATAAGACAAGTTGGATATTCTTGCTTCCTGAACTTCTATTCCAGCAATTGCCAACCTGTTTCTAATTTCATTTTCTAAATCTTTATTTATTTTATCCACTCCCGAACGCAAGCTAAGTTTACCCGAATCATCTTCTAAATCGTCGTAAGGATAAGTGTGAGCAATACTTCTAAGTGCGGCTTCCGATTGAATTTTCACAAAACTTTGATAAGACTCTTCTCTATTCTCTTTCTTCACTCCCGATTTCATATCTATTTCTGTAGTAACTTCAATATCAAATATGGCTTTGTAGGTATCTACAACTTTCCATACTACTACCGAACTTATCAAAATTGGATTTCCCTGTTCATCATTAACTTTAATTACATCGGTTTCCAAATTCCTAACTCGAAGAGACACCTTCTTTTTAGTATAAAAAGGATTCAACCAAAAAAAGCCATCATTTTTTACCGTTCCTTTATACTTACCAAAAAAAATAAGAACCTTAGTATGATTTGGAGTAATAATAAAAAGTCCTGTAAGCCAAACAATTCCAATTATTGATAAAATAATAACAATGGGAACTAGGTAAACTTGAGATAAAAAAATTAGTAATAAAGGTGATAATAACAGAACTATACCAATGAATAGATGTCTAAATCCGTTGTTTCGTAATTTAATTTCTTTTTCCATACTATATTGTCAAATTTATTGTAATCCGATTACTTAAAGTACACTTATTTTCTTATAATTCATTATTACACTTATAGTATTTACAGAACTTTTTATTGCTTAAATATCAAATCCCGAAACAATAACACACAAACAAAGCAATTCTTAAGCTACTTCTTGTATATTCTGTGCAACATTATGACTATTTATAAAACAATATTTAATTCAAATAAAACAAAGCTTTTTACTAGCCGAACGAATATAACATATTTTTTACACTACTCAATCAAATCAGAATTAACAGATATCATAAACACACCTACTATATATACCTAATTAACAATCATTAATTTAATAAAAACACATTCTAAAATTTAAATTAAATTACTTATGATTAATTTTCTATAATAATTTTCACTGAATAAAAAATTATTCTTAATTTCGTACTTCTTAACTCAAAACTCTATTATTTATACCAAAAATACAATCTAAATATTCTAATATTAGGTTTAAGTAAAAAGCCTCAAGTTTAAAATGACTACAAAACAAAAACTAATTCAAATACTAGCCGCTCTAGGATTAATATTTAGTAGCTTAATCAGAATAAATTTTAACATAAATCCTAATTTTGAATTTCAACAAATATGGTTAAGAGTTCTACCTTTTCCTTTCTTTGATTATGCAGGTAAATCTCACGACTTATATTTAAGCTCTACAATAATTGGTTACTTATTTTATGTTTTATCAGGACTCTGTATGCTCAAAGAAATAAAAACAGATCGTTTATTGTTACCTTTAATCAGTGGATTTCTTATTTTAAGTTCTTATGCAATTTACTTTGAAACCTCTTCTATACTTCAAGACATGCATTCTTTATATAAGGGACAACACATGAGAATTGGTCCAACACTATTTATTATTTTCCTCTGGGTATATTCAAAATATCAAAAAATGATAATCAATAAAATTTATACTTTTTAGAAAAAAACACTCTAAATACAAAAGCATAAATTTATTATCACTGTAAGCTTAAGATACTTATTTTAAGGTATATTCTTTTCTTTTTGAAGTAAAAAAAGAGAAGTGATAAGTCAGAATCAGTGCTTTCTGCATAAATATTTACACCCCTAAAATTTGATATTCTATAAAAAGCTCCTACATTTGTTTCGTAATTTTACGAAATACGAAATACATGAAAGAAGTAAAAGAATTTTATTCAATTGAAGAAAAGCAATTGGCTCGATATGCCAAAGCATTATCGCACCCCGTAAGAATATATATTTGCCAATTGTTATCGAACCAAGCCTGTTGTTACAGCGGCGATTTAGCAACTGAAGTGCCAATCGCTCGTTCTACCCTTTCTCAGCACCTTAAAGAACTTAAAAACGTAGGTTTAATTCAGGGAGAAATTACCCCTCCAAAAATTAAATACTGTTTAAACAAAGATAAATGGGCTGAAGCTCAACATTTGTTTAAAGAATTTTTCAATTAAAAAATATTCAACATTTATCAATCAATATATAAAATATAAATCACATAAATAAAAAATAATATGGAAATTAAAGTATTAGGACCCGGATGTAAAAAATGTGGCACTCTTGCCGAAGCAACAAAAAAAGCTGTAGAAGAATTATCAGTAGATGCCAACATCACTAAAATTGACGATATGGTACAAATTCTTTCTTATGGTGTAATGTCAACTCCAGCCTTGGTTATTAACGAAAAAGTTGTAGTGAGCGGAAAAGTGCCAAGTGTAGCCGAAATTAAAGGATTTATCGAAAAAGCATAACTATTAACAATATACAAAACACAATGAAACACATAATAACACTTAGCATTGTAATATTAGGCTTAAGCTTTGGGGCTTGCCAATC
This genomic interval from uncultured Marinifilum sp. contains the following:
- a CDS encoding winged helix-turn-helix domain-containing protein; translation: MKEVKEFYSIEEKQLARYAKALSHPVRIYICQLLSNQACCYSGDLATEVPIARSTLSQHLKELKNVGLIQGEITPPKIKYCLNKDKWAEAQHLFKEFFN
- a CDS encoding thioredoxin family protein, whose protein sequence is MEIKVLGPGCKKCGTLAEATKKAVEELSVDANITKIDDMVQILSYGVMSTPALVINEKVVVSGKVPSVAEIKGFIEKA
- a CDS encoding SPFH domain-containing protein; translated protein: MEKEIKLRNNGFRHLFIGIVLLLSPLLLIFLSQVYLVPIVIILSIIGIVWLTGLFIITPNHTKVLIFFGKYKGTVKNDGFFWLNPFYTKKKVSLRVRNLETDVIKVNDEQGNPILISSVVVWKVVDTYKAIFDIEVTTEIDMKSGVKKENREESYQSFVKIQSEAALRSIAHTYPYDDLEDDSGKLSLRSGVDKINKDLENEIRNRLAIAGIEVQEARISNLSYAPEIAAIMLQRQQALAIIGARKKIVEGSVGIAEMALKEIEENMEISPKQKAKMIGNLLVVLCSENNTTPIVKAN